A part of Olleya sp. Bg11-27 genomic DNA contains:
- a CDS encoding 2,3,4,5-tetrahydropyridine-2,6-dicarboxylate N-succinyltransferase codes for MTELQKTIETAWDNRELLTDAKTIDAIREVVNLLDLGKLRVAEPTTDGWQVNEWVKKAVVLYFPIQKMETLEAGIFEYHDKIPLKRGYKEKGIRVVPNAVARHGAYIAAGTILMPSYVNIGAYVDEGTMVDTWATVGSCAQIGKNVHLSGGVGIGGVLEPLQAAPVIIEDGAFIGSRCIVVEGVHVEKEAVLGANVVLTMSTKIIDVTGDTPVEMKGRVPARSVVIPGSYTKTFAAGEFQVPCALIIGKRKESTNKKTSLNDALREYDVAV; via the coding sequence ATGACAGAATTACAAAAAACAATAGAGACTGCTTGGGATAACCGAGAGTTATTAACAGACGCAAAAACGATAGACGCTATTAGAGAAGTGGTTAACCTTTTAGACTTAGGAAAACTTCGAGTAGCAGAACCGACAACTGATGGTTGGCAGGTTAACGAATGGGTTAAAAAAGCGGTTGTTTTATATTTCCCTATTCAAAAAATGGAAACTTTAGAAGCTGGTATTTTTGAATATCATGATAAAATTCCACTAAAAAGAGGGTATAAAGAAAAAGGAATCAGAGTGGTACCAAATGCTGTTGCACGTCATGGTGCTTACATCGCTGCTGGAACAATTTTAATGCCTAGTTACGTAAATATTGGTGCGTATGTAGACGAAGGAACCATGGTTGATACTTGGGCTACCGTTGGTAGTTGCGCACAAATTGGTAAAAACGTCCACTTATCTGGTGGTGTTGGTATTGGTGGTGTTTTAGAACCTTTACAAGCCGCTCCGGTAATTATAGAAGATGGTGCTTTTATTGGATCACGTTGTATCGTTGTAGAAGGTGTACATGTAGAAAAAGAAGCTGTTTTAGGTGCTAATGTGGTATTAACCATGAGTACTAAAATTATAGATGTTACCGGCGATACTCCTGTTGAGATGAAAGGTCGTGTCCCTGCAAGATCAGTAGTGATACCTGGTAGTTATACTAAAACCTTTGCTGCGGGAGAATTTCAAGTCCCTTGTGCATTAATTATTGGAAAACGTAAAGAAAGTACAAATAAGAAGACGTCTTTAAATGATGCACTTCGCGAATATGATGTTGCTGTTTAA
- the ruvX gene encoding Holliday junction resolvase RuvX, translating to MARILAIDFGKVRTGLAVTDEMQIIASGLTTVNTKELITFLKDYLSKEQVELFLVGEPKQMDNTPSESEALIIPFLVKLENAFPKIPIKRVDERFTSKMATQTLIDSGLKKKQRQNKALLDEVSATIILQSYLYNQ from the coding sequence ATGGCTCGCATTTTAGCAATTGATTTCGGAAAAGTTAGAACAGGATTAGCAGTCACTGATGAGATGCAAATTATTGCCTCTGGATTGACTACTGTAAATACTAAGGAACTTATTACATTTTTAAAGGACTATCTAAGTAAAGAGCAAGTCGAATTGTTTTTAGTCGGAGAACCAAAACAAATGGATAATACGCCAAGTGAAAGTGAAGCGTTAATTATTCCGTTTTTGGTGAAATTAGAAAATGCATTTCCTAAGATTCCGATAAAACGTGTGGATGAACGTTTTACTTCTAAAATGGCGACGCAAACGTTAATAGATAGTGGATTAAAGAAAAAACAAAGACAAAATAAAGCGCTTTTAGACGAGGTTAGTGCAACCATAATCTTACAGAGCTACCTTTATAATCAATAA
- the def gene encoding peptide deformylase, giving the protein MILPIVAYGDPVLKKKATDITKDYPKLKELIANMYETMYGSFGVGLAAPQIGLSIRMFIVDATPFADDEDVLGKEESEFLKNFKHTFINPVILEESGDEWAFNEGCLSIPDVREDVFRQPNIKIEYFDEDFNKQTMALDGLAARVFQHEYDHIEGILFTDHLSALKKRLIKGKLTNISKGKINVDYRMKFPLMKKKR; this is encoded by the coding sequence ATGATATTACCAATTGTCGCCTATGGCGATCCCGTTTTAAAGAAAAAAGCGACTGACATTACTAAGGATTACCCGAAGTTAAAAGAGTTAATAGCAAACATGTACGAAACCATGTATGGTTCGTTTGGTGTTGGTTTAGCTGCACCGCAGATTGGATTGTCAATCCGTATGTTTATTGTGGATGCTACTCCGTTTGCAGATGATGAAGACGTTTTAGGTAAGGAAGAAAGTGAGTTTTTGAAAAATTTTAAACACACTTTTATCAATCCAGTTATTTTAGAAGAATCTGGAGATGAATGGGCGTTTAATGAAGGCTGTTTAAGTATTCCTGATGTTAGAGAGGATGTTTTTAGACAACCAAATATTAAAATTGAATATTTTGATGAAGACTTTAATAAGCAAACTATGGCATTAGATGGTTTGGCTGCTAGAGTGTTTCAACATGAGTATGATCATATCGAAGGGATTTTATTTACAGACCATTTATCTGCGTTAAAAAAGCGTTTGATAAAAGGAAAATTAACTAATATCTCTAAAGGAAAAATCAATGTAGATTACCGCATGAAATTTCCATTAATGAAAAAGAAACGTTAA
- a CDS encoding DUF5606 domain-containing protein, translating to MALDKVLAIAGKPGLYKLVTQTRGGFIAESLIDNRRMSVGIQQNVSILSEIAIYTLTEEVPLKDVLSKIKDKEKGAQTSISHKDSKDKLEEYFFEVLPDYDEDRVYPSDIKKVVQWYNMLQKNDMLDFDTAKTETSDEEE from the coding sequence ATGGCTTTAGATAAAGTATTAGCAATTGCAGGTAAACCTGGATTATATAAATTAGTAACTCAAACAAGAGGTGGCTTTATTGCTGAATCTTTAATTGATAATAGACGTATGTCTGTTGGAATACAACAAAACGTTAGTATTTTAAGTGAGATTGCAATTTATACTTTAACAGAAGAAGTGCCATTAAAAGACGTCTTAAGTAAAATTAAAGACAAAGAAAAGGGAGCACAAACTAGTATTAGTCATAAAGATTCTAAAGATAAACTGGAAGAGTACTTTTTTGAAGTATTACCAGATTATGATGAAGATAGAGTGTATCCAAGTGATATTAAAAAAGTGGTGCAATGGTATAATATGTTACAAAAAAATGACATGTTAGACTTTGATACAGCTAAGACTGAAACGTCTGACGAAGAAGAATAA
- the mazG gene encoding nucleoside triphosphate pyrophosphohydrolase: protein MNSRADQLKAFDRLLTIMDELREQCPWDKKQTMETLRHLTIEETYELGDAILEDDLEEVKKEIGDLMLHMVFYAKIGSEKKAFDIGDVCNSICEKLIHRHPHIYGDVTVKDEAEVKRNWENLKLKEGRTSVLEGVPNSLPALVKASRIQEKVAGVGFDWERPEQVWEKVEEELNEFKVEVEKGDADAMEDEFGDVLFSMVNYARFLNINPENALERTNKKFKKRFQYLEKKAKGLNKDLKDMTLGEMDVFWEEAKKQ, encoded by the coding sequence ATGAATTCTAGAGCAGATCAATTAAAAGCATTTGACCGTTTATTGACTATTATGGACGAGCTGCGTGAGCAATGTCCTTGGGATAAAAAGCAAACTATGGAAACGTTACGTCATTTAACTATTGAAGAAACGTACGAGCTGGGTGATGCTATTTTAGAAGACGATTTAGAAGAAGTTAAAAAGGAAATTGGAGATCTAATGTTGCACATGGTTTTTTATGCAAAAATAGGAAGTGAGAAAAAAGCATTTGATATTGGAGATGTTTGTAATAGTATCTGCGAAAAACTAATCCATAGGCATCCGCATATTTATGGAGATGTTACTGTAAAAGATGAAGCAGAAGTCAAACGTAATTGGGAAAATCTAAAATTAAAAGAAGGAAGAACAAGTGTTTTAGAAGGTGTTCCTAATAGTTTGCCTGCCTTAGTAAAAGCAAGCAGGATACAAGAAAAAGTAGCAGGAGTAGGTTTTGATTGGGAACGACCAGAACAAGTATGGGAAAAAGTAGAGGAGGAGCTTAACGAGTTTAAAGTAGAAGTAGAGAAGGGCGATGCTGACGCAATGGAAGACGAATTTGGAGATGTATTGTTCTCTATGGTGAATTACGCTAGGTTTTTGAATATAAACCCAGAAAACGCCTTAGAACGCACGAATAAAAAGTTTAAAAAGCGCTTTCAGTATTTAGAGAAAAAAGCAAAAGGGTTGAACAAAGATTTAAAAGACATGACTTTGGGTGAAATGGATGTTTTTTGGGAGGAGGCCAAAAAACAGTAA